One stretch of Chryseobacterium sp. LJ668 DNA includes these proteins:
- a CDS encoding RagB/SusD family nutrient uptake outer membrane protein, giving the protein MKNKFLKISIAASFLVSVSTLNVACNNDTLEEKEYKGAFAGDNFFRNEQECFFGLVGTYDVMRKYAGGFENMVTFFNAASDDFYAGGGSATDGAGIQGASSFQINSTTMPVSYWKDYYQGIARANDLIQNAPKASMDENLKQRFIAEAKTLRAMYYFDLLRVFGNIPLILKPFEATDDFYNVPQVAPAQVYAQIENDLNEALPNLPMTVSGEQNGRLTQGAAKALLGKVYLYQNKKAQAAAQFADVNGTPGGTSQYGYKLLASYDDLWKAGVALGGTADPYEFTSESIIEASHSDQGKSDWGFWGQGKDEGNSICVMTAPRSYTRVIQTNPANNAPDVVSGWAFNTITTDLFNFIQNDPRVNSTVLNMNTLKAQNKASYAPAYKDTGYFLNKFMPTSDKKSTLGVTELNYRQNYMVIRLADTYLMEAEALNGSGARAQALLDAVRARVGLASVPVSLQAVKDERRRELAGEGHRFFDLVRWGEASAKLASKGFVAGKNEIMPIPLAELTGTILKQNPGY; this is encoded by the coding sequence ATGAAAAATAAATTTTTAAAAATATCAATAGCAGCTTCATTTTTAGTGAGCGTGTCTACTCTTAATGTAGCTTGTAATAACGACACTTTGGAAGAAAAAGAATACAAAGGTGCATTTGCCGGAGATAACTTTTTCAGAAATGAGCAGGAATGTTTTTTTGGTCTTGTGGGCACGTATGACGTGATGAGAAAATATGCAGGTGGTTTTGAAAATATGGTAACTTTTTTCAATGCGGCTTCAGACGATTTCTATGCAGGAGGTGGTAGTGCTACAGACGGAGCAGGTATTCAAGGAGCATCAAGTTTTCAGATTAACTCAACTACAATGCCTGTAAGTTACTGGAAAGATTATTATCAGGGTATTGCAAGAGCAAATGATCTTATCCAAAATGCTCCGAAGGCATCAATGGATGAAAATTTAAAGCAACGCTTCATTGCGGAAGCAAAAACTCTTCGGGCAATGTATTATTTTGATTTACTGAGGGTTTTCGGAAATATTCCTCTTATTTTAAAACCTTTTGAAGCAACAGACGATTTTTATAATGTTCCGCAAGTTGCACCTGCACAAGTTTATGCTCAAATAGAAAATGATCTGAACGAAGCTTTGCCAAATCTTCCTATGACGGTAAGCGGAGAGCAAAACGGTAGATTAACGCAAGGAGCGGCAAAAGCTCTTTTAGGCAAAGTGTATTTATATCAAAATAAAAAAGCCCAAGCTGCTGCACAATTTGCAGATGTAAACGGAACCCCAGGAGGAACCAGTCAATATGGATATAAACTGTTGGCAAGCTATGATGATCTTTGGAAAGCAGGAGTAGCACTGGGTGGAACTGCAGATCCTTATGAATTTACATCAGAATCTATTATTGAAGCATCCCACAGTGATCAAGGGAAATCTGATTGGGGCTTTTGGGGACAAGGCAAAGATGAAGGAAATTCTATTTGCGTAATGACGGCGCCAAGATCTTATACAAGAGTTATTCAAACAAATCCTGCAAATAACGCGCCTGATGTTGTTTCAGGTTGGGCTTTTAATACCATTACCACAGATCTGTTCAATTTTATCCAAAATGATCCTCGTGTGAATTCTACTGTTTTGAATATGAATACATTAAAAGCGCAGAATAAAGCAAGTTATGCACCGGCTTATAAGGATACAGGTTATTTTCTTAATAAATTCATGCCTACTTCAGATAAAAAATCAACTTTAGGAGTTACCGAACTTAATTATCGTCAGAATTATATGGTGATAAGATTAGCAGATACTTATTTAATGGAGGCAGAAGCTCTAAATGGATCTGGCGCTAGAGCTCAGGCTCTATTAGATGCCGTGAGAGCAAGAGTAGGATTGGCATCTGTACCCGTTTCCCTTCAAGCGGTAAAAGATGAAAGAAGAAGAGAGCTTGCTGGTGAGGGACATCGGTTTTTTGATTTGGTAAGATGGGGAGAAGCTTCTGCAAAATTGGCTTCTAAAGGTTTTGTAGCAGGGAAAAATGAAATTATGCCGATACCTCTTGCGGAACTTACAGGAACTATACTTAAACAAAATCCTGGTTACTAA
- a CDS encoding glycoside hydrolase family 30 protein, which yields MTLQYSYSFFRGAALCGVALLSFFACSSASSDIAANENPATGGGNISGDPVEVWLTKGDQSIKLQQQSAAYFTSSSATGTTIDVDGSQVYQTVDGFGYTLTGGSVAVINQLSASKKQELLNDLFSSSGIGISYLRISIGASDLNSEVFTYNDVLSGQTDPTLSQFSLMKDQALVQMLKDILVINPNIKILATPWTAPVWMKDNGNSIGGSLKTEYYGTYAQYFVKYIQAMQLQGIRIDAITPQNEPLHPGNNPSMYMTAANQATFIKTYLGPAFQAANLSTKIIAYDHNCDNIVYPISILNDTAANPYVDGSAFHLYAGDISALGNVHNLFPNKNIYFTEQWTSSVGTFSGDLDWHVKNVIIGSMRNWSKTALEWNVANDASFGPHTTGGCTQCKGAVTVNSASNYEKNVAYYIIAHASKFVPVNSQRIASTEADNLSTVAFKTPTGKTVLIVQNGNAGNKAFNIKYNQKTAPVTISGNSTATYIF from the coding sequence ATGACATTACAATATTCATATAGTTTCTTTAGAGGTGCTGCACTTTGCGGTGTAGCACTTCTTTCTTTTTTTGCATGTAGCAGCGCTTCTTCTGATATTGCTGCTAACGAAAATCCGGCTACCGGCGGAGGAAACATTTCCGGAGATCCGGTTGAAGTATGGTTAACCAAAGGTGACCAATCCATAAAACTTCAACAGCAAAGCGCAGCTTATTTCACATCTTCTTCAGCAACAGGAACAACTATTGATGTTGACGGATCACAGGTTTATCAGACTGTAGACGGTTTCGGATATACTTTAACGGGCGGAAGTGTTGCCGTGATTAATCAGCTTTCTGCTTCCAAAAAACAGGAATTACTGAATGATCTTTTCAGCAGTTCAGGCATTGGCATAAGTTATCTTAGAATCAGCATTGGAGCTTCAGATCTGAACAGTGAGGTTTTCACCTATAATGATGTACTTTCCGGGCAAACGGATCCTACACTTTCACAATTCAGTTTAATGAAAGATCAAGCTTTAGTTCAGATGTTAAAAGATATTCTGGTTATTAATCCGAATATCAAGATTTTAGCCACACCGTGGACAGCCCCTGTCTGGATGAAAGACAACGGAAACAGCATCGGAGGAAGTTTAAAAACAGAATATTACGGTACTTACGCACAGTATTTTGTAAAATATATTCAGGCAATGCAGTTACAGGGTATTAGAATCGATGCGATCACTCCGCAAAATGAGCCGTTACATCCGGGAAATAATCCCAGTATGTATATGACTGCTGCGAATCAGGCAACTTTTATCAAAACTTACTTGGGACCAGCTTTTCAGGCTGCCAATCTGAGTACAAAAATTATTGCGTACGATCATAATTGTGATAATATTGTCTATCCTATAAGTATTTTAAATGATACAGCCGCAAATCCTTATGTGGACGGATCTGCTTTTCACCTTTACGCAGGAGATATTTCCGCTTTAGGTAATGTTCATAATTTATTTCCTAATAAAAATATCTATTTTACAGAACAATGGACAAGTTCTGTAGGAACTTTCTCCGGAGATTTAGACTGGCATGTGAAAAATGTGATCATTGGATCCATGAGAAACTGGAGTAAAACAGCATTAGAATGGAATGTAGCCAATGACGCCTCATTCGGGCCTCATACAACAGGTGGTTGTACGCAATGTAAGGGGGCGGTAACAGTTAATAGCGCTTCAAACTACGAAAAGAATGTCGCATATTATATTATTGCGCATGCCTCCAAATTTGTTCCTGTCAATTCTCAAAGAATTGCTTCTACAGAAGCAGATAATCTCTCAACGGTAGCCTTCAAAACTCCGACGGGCAAAACTGTTTTAATTGTACAGAATGGTAATGCAGGGAATAAAGCTTTTAATATTAAGTATAATCAAAAAACAGCACCGGTCACTATTTCAGGAAACTCAACAGCGACCTATATTTTTTAA
- a CDS encoding nucleoside phosphorylase codes for MLNKLAASELVLNEDGSVYHLNLLPEDIADKIILVGDPDRVPKVSKYFDKVEIKKNKREFYTHTGILRGERISVMSTGIGTENIDIVMNELDALVNIDLKKKEFMTEHKSLQLYRMGTCGSVNPDVQVDNMLVTENVVGLDGLMNFYQDYEFENDFSKNFLEKFPYEKIKPMLYFSEWSEELGEIFIDAKYKGNTATFPGFYAPQGRELRLKALDDKFLETLNDLGITNFEMETSAIYAFSKLLGHQAITVNNVIANRRRGEFSTNHHQSEKNLIEWVLERVIK; via the coding sequence ATGCTAAATAAACTTGCAGCGTCAGAGCTGGTACTGAATGAAGACGGAAGCGTCTATCACTTGAACCTGTTACCGGAAGATATTGCTGATAAAATAATCCTTGTCGGAGATCCTGACCGTGTACCAAAAGTTTCAAAATATTTTGATAAGGTAGAAATCAAGAAAAATAAAAGAGAATTTTATACCCACACAGGAATCTTGCGAGGCGAACGAATTTCTGTCATGTCTACCGGCATCGGAACCGAGAATATCGATATTGTAATGAATGAACTTGACGCTTTGGTGAATATAGATCTTAAGAAAAAAGAATTTATGACCGAACACAAATCTCTGCAACTTTACAGAATGGGAACCTGCGGAAGCGTAAATCCCGACGTGCAGGTTGATAACATGCTTGTAACGGAGAATGTGGTAGGGCTAGACGGTCTTATGAATTTTTATCAGGATTATGAGTTTGAAAATGATTTTTCCAAAAATTTTTTAGAAAAATTCCCGTACGAGAAAATAAAACCTATGCTCTACTTCTCTGAATGGTCAGAAGAATTAGGGGAAATATTTATAGATGCCAAATATAAAGGCAACACCGCTACTTTTCCGGGATTTTATGCGCCTCAGGGAAGAGAACTCCGTTTAAAAGCTTTAGATGATAAATTTCTTGAAACTTTAAATGATTTGGGAATCACCAATTTTGAAATGGAAACTTCTGCTATTTATGCTTTCTCTAAACTTTTAGGACACCAAGCAATAACCGTTAATAATGTAATTGCCAACAGAAGACGCGGTGAATTTTCTACTAATCATCATCAGTCGGAGAAGAATTTGATTGAATGGGTTTTGGAGAGAGTGATCAAGTAA
- a CDS encoding enoyl-ACP reductase FabI: MSYGLLKGKKGIIFGALNEQSIAWKVAERCHEEGAEFILSNAPIALRMGELNGLAEKTGSEVIGADATSTEDLNKLFDAAVAKFGKIDFILHSIGMSVNVRKGKHYTEMNYDWAEKGWDISAVSFHKVMRTAWEKNCMNEWGSILALTYIAAQRTFPDYNDMSDNKAYLESIARTFGYYWGERKVRVNTVSQSPTVTTAGSGVKGFGGFLGYAEDMSPLGNASALECADYCVTLFSDLTKKVTMQNLFHDGGFSNTGVTQKVIEKYDF, from the coding sequence ATGTCATACGGTTTACTTAAAGGGAAGAAAGGAATTATTTTTGGAGCCCTTAATGAACAATCTATCGCATGGAAAGTTGCTGAAAGATGCCATGAAGAAGGCGCTGAATTTATATTATCAAACGCTCCTATTGCTTTGAGAATGGGAGAATTGAACGGATTAGCAGAAAAAACAGGTTCTGAGGTGATTGGTGCAGATGCAACTTCTACTGAAGATCTTAATAAACTTTTTGATGCTGCTGTAGCTAAGTTCGGGAAAATAGATTTTATTCTTCACTCTATAGGCATGTCCGTAAATGTAAGAAAAGGGAAACACTATACTGAAATGAATTATGACTGGGCAGAGAAAGGCTGGGATATTTCAGCAGTATCTTTCCATAAAGTAATGCGTACGGCCTGGGAAAAAAACTGTATGAATGAATGGGGAAGCATTTTGGCTTTAACCTACATTGCAGCACAAAGAACATTCCCAGATTACAACGACATGTCTGACAACAAGGCATATTTAGAAAGTATTGCAAGAACTTTCGGTTACTACTGGGGTGAGAGAAAGGTACGTGTAAACACGGTTTCTCAGTCTCCTACTGTAACTACTGCAGGAAGCGGAGTAAAAGGTTTTGGAGGTTTCTTAGGATATGCTGAAGATATGTCTCCACTAGGAAATGCATCAGCTCTTGAATGCGCAGATTACTGTGTAACATTATTCTCGGATCTTACGAAAAAAGTAACGATGCAGAATTTATTCCACGATGGAGGATTCAGCAATACTGGAGTTACTCAGAAAGTAATTGAAAAATATGATTTTTAA
- a CDS encoding glycoside hydrolase family 16 protein, translating to MRIKLQHIFNIIISGTFLFSASNCASKKPDSIRKLIWNDEFNGKGLPDATKWNYDVGGDGYGNNEAQYYTKNRLENARVEDGNLVIEAKKENWEKNKYTSARLLTKGKFSFQYGTIEVRAKLPKGRGTWPAIWMMSENMKEWPEDGELDIMEHVGFNQGFVHASVHTKKYNHIIGTQKTDTLIVKDASEKFHVYKADWTPEKIDVYIDDQKFFTYENKEKTYEAWPFDQPYFIILNLAVGGFWGGKEGIDDTIFPQKYYIDYVRVYENK from the coding sequence ATGAGAATAAAACTTCAACATATTTTCAATATAATCATCAGCGGAACTTTTCTTTTTTCTGCTTCAAATTGCGCTTCAAAAAAGCCCGATTCCATTAGAAAATTAATTTGGAATGATGAGTTTAACGGAAAAGGATTACCCGATGCTACAAAATGGAATTACGATGTCGGCGGTGATGGTTACGGAAATAATGAAGCTCAATATTACACCAAAAACCGTTTAGAAAATGCAAGAGTTGAAGATGGAAATCTTGTTATTGAAGCCAAAAAAGAAAACTGGGAAAAGAATAAATATACGTCTGCAAGACTTTTAACGAAAGGAAAATTTTCTTTTCAATATGGAACGATTGAAGTCAGAGCAAAGCTTCCGAAAGGCCGGGGAACATGGCCTGCAATCTGGATGATGAGCGAAAATATGAAAGAATGGCCGGAAGACGGAGAATTGGATATTATGGAGCATGTTGGTTTTAATCAGGGATTTGTTCATGCTTCGGTTCACACAAAAAAGTATAATCACATTATCGGAACACAGAAAACGGATACGTTGATTGTGAAAGATGCAAGTGAAAAATTCCATGTGTATAAAGCAGATTGGACACCTGAAAAAATTGATGTTTACATCGATGATCAAAAGTTTTTCACTTATGAAAATAAAGAAAAAACGTATGAAGCGTGGCCTTTTGATCAGCCGTATTTCATCATTTTAAATCTCGCCGTCGGTGGATTCTGGGGCGGAAAAGAAGGGATTGATGACACCATCTTTCCTCAGAAATACTACATCGATTATGTAAGGGTGTATGAAAATAAATAA
- a CDS encoding glycoside hydrolase family 30 protein, with amino-acid sequence MKKLIVSCFVIGIAFNANAQNYWKKNAGKTAKIIFTHAKTNEKMVEKGTVKFEKMDQPKETDACVFVDPDFKYQKLIGIGGAITDASAETFYKLPKNKQKEIIEAYYGKNGLGYTVVRTNMNSCDFSSDSYTYVTENDNSLKSFNIAHDEKYKIPMIKEAQKAIGNDFTFYFSPWSPPAWMKSNKNLLKGGRLENQYYQTWADYYIKFIKEYEKRGINIWGLTIQNEPMATQSWESCIYTAEEEGEFLKKNLGPTLWKNGFKDKKVMIWDHNRDLIYQRATTTLSDPETSKYASGIGYHWYETWNNKTQLFDNLLETQRAFPEKFLAFTEGCKEQFDLTKIYDVSLGELYGRNMINDFNKGTALWTDWNVLLDETGGPNHVGNFCFAPIIANTKTGEVHYTYEYYYVGHVSKYIKPNARRIGTSSNRAALTSTTFMNENGQLVTVIMNDSDNDIDTNLWIEGMSAKLSAPAHSIQTVIL; translated from the coding sequence ATGAAAAAGCTAATTGTAAGTTGTTTTGTAATCGGAATTGCATTCAATGCAAACGCACAGAATTACTGGAAAAAAAATGCAGGGAAAACAGCAAAAATTATTTTTACCCATGCAAAAACCAACGAGAAAATGGTTGAAAAAGGCACGGTAAAATTCGAAAAAATGGATCAGCCGAAGGAAACAGATGCCTGTGTTTTTGTTGATCCCGATTTTAAATATCAAAAATTAATCGGTATTGGTGGCGCAATTACAGATGCATCAGCTGAAACTTTTTATAAACTTCCAAAAAATAAGCAGAAAGAAATTATTGAAGCCTACTACGGGAAAAATGGTTTGGGATATACAGTTGTTCGTACCAACATGAATTCTTGTGATTTCTCAAGCGATTCTTATACTTACGTAACAGAAAACGATAACTCACTGAAATCTTTCAACATTGCACATGATGAAAAGTATAAAATTCCAATGATTAAAGAAGCTCAGAAAGCCATTGGAAACGATTTTACGTTTTACTTTTCACCTTGGAGTCCGCCGGCTTGGATGAAATCAAATAAAAATCTATTGAAAGGTGGAAGATTGGAAAATCAGTATTATCAAACCTGGGCAGATTATTATATTAAATTTATCAAAGAATACGAAAAAAGGGGAATTAATATTTGGGGTTTGACCATTCAAAATGAACCTATGGCAACACAAAGTTGGGAATCTTGCATCTATACTGCTGAAGAAGAAGGGGAGTTCCTTAAAAAGAATTTAGGGCCGACTCTTTGGAAAAACGGTTTTAAAGATAAAAAAGTAATGATTTGGGATCACAACCGTGATTTGATTTATCAAAGAGCCACAACAACTTTAAGCGATCCCGAAACTTCAAAATATGCTTCAGGAATCGGTTATCACTGGTATGAAACATGGAATAACAAAACTCAGTTGTTCGACAATTTATTGGAAACGCAAAGAGCTTTTCCTGAAAAGTTTTTGGCCTTTACCGAAGGTTGTAAAGAACAGTTTGATCTTACTAAAATTTACGATGTAAGTTTAGGCGAATTGTATGGAAGAAATATGATCAACGATTTCAACAAAGGAACCGCTTTATGGACAGATTGGAATGTTCTTCTTGATGAAACCGGTGGACCAAACCATGTTGGAAATTTCTGTTTTGCACCCATTATTGCCAACACAAAAACCGGGGAGGTGCATTATACCTACGAATATTATTATGTAGGCCATGTTTCAAAATACATTAAACCTAATGCGCGAAGAATAGGGACCTCATCCAACAGAGCGGCTTTAACCTCAACAACTTTTATGAATGAGAACGGACAACTGGTAACCGTCATCATGAATGATTCAGACAACGATATCGATACCAATCTTTGGATCGAAGGGATGTCAGCGAAATTATCAGCGCCTGCACATTCTATACAGACCGTAATTTTATAG
- the bglX gene encoding beta-glucosidase BglX: protein MKKIFLLLLFTAFGFTAFGQKTTDQKVTELLSKMTLEEKVGQLVQYSGFEYSTGPQNSNSATVLDEIKKGKVGSMLNVAGAEETRKFQELALKSRLKIPLLFGQDVIHGYRTTFPVNLGQAASWDLKLIEKSERIAATEASAYGIHWTFAPMVDVARDPRWGRVMEGSGEDTYLGTLIGLARIKGFQGKGLGNLDAIMACAKHFAAYGAGVGGRDYNSVDMSVRQLNETYLPPFKAAAEAGVATFMNSFNDINGIPATANKYILRDLLKGKWNYQGFVVSDWGSIGEMVPHGYAKDNKEAAEKAIIAGSDMDMESRAYMIELPKLVQEGKVDPKLIDDAARRILVKKFEMGLFDDPYRFSNEKRQKEQLNNLENRKFGREFGSKSIVLLKNQKNILPLSKSTKTIALIGPFGKETSANHGFWSIAFKDDNERIITQFDGIKNQLDKNSTLLYAKGANIDDQDKSMFAEAVETAKKADVVIMTLGEGSAMSGEAKSRSNLHFTGVQEDLLKEIAKTGKPIVLMINAGRPLVFDWAADNIPTIVYTWWLGTEAGNSIADVLFGTVNPGGKLPMTFPRTEGQIPVYYNHYNTGRPAKNNTDRNYVSAYIDLDNDPKFPFGYGLSYTQFKYSDMNLSSTNLKGNQTLNISVNVSNTGKYDGEEVVQLYIRDLFGKVVRPVKELKGFQKVFIKKGESKTVNFTLTPENLKFYDDELNYDWEAGEFDIMVGTDSQNVQTKRINWSK from the coding sequence ATGAAAAAAATTTTTCTCTTATTACTTTTTACAGCATTCGGATTTACAGCATTCGGTCAAAAGACAACTGATCAGAAAGTTACTGAACTGTTGTCTAAAATGACACTAGAAGAAAAAGTAGGACAGCTTGTGCAATACAGTGGTTTTGAGTACTCAACAGGTCCGCAAAATTCAAATTCTGCCACTGTTTTAGATGAAATTAAAAAAGGAAAAGTAGGTTCAATGCTGAATGTAGCCGGTGCGGAGGAAACCAGAAAATTTCAGGAATTAGCTTTAAAATCAAGGTTAAAAATTCCTTTATTGTTCGGTCAGGACGTGATTCACGGGTACAGAACAACATTTCCCGTGAATTTGGGTCAGGCGGCAAGCTGGGATTTAAAATTAATTGAAAAATCAGAAAGAATTGCGGCTACGGAAGCATCAGCTTATGGAATTCACTGGACATTTGCACCAATGGTCGATGTCGCAAGAGATCCGAGATGGGGCAGAGTGATGGAAGGCTCCGGAGAAGATACTTATTTGGGAACTTTAATTGGTTTGGCGAGAATCAAAGGTTTTCAAGGAAAAGGTTTGGGAAATCTTGATGCAATTATGGCTTGTGCAAAACATTTTGCAGCATACGGAGCGGGAGTTGGCGGAAGAGATTACAATTCTGTCGATATGAGCGTAAGACAATTGAATGAAACCTATCTGCCACCTTTCAAAGCTGCTGCAGAAGCAGGAGTTGCCACTTTTATGAATTCATTTAATGATATCAACGGAATACCGGCAACAGCAAACAAATATATTTTAAGAGATCTATTAAAAGGTAAATGGAACTATCAAGGTTTTGTGGTTTCAGATTGGGGAAGTATTGGCGAAATGGTTCCTCACGGGTATGCAAAAGACAATAAAGAAGCAGCTGAAAAAGCAATTATCGCAGGAAGCGACATGGATATGGAAAGCCGTGCTTACATGATTGAACTTCCAAAATTGGTTCAGGAAGGAAAGGTTGATCCAAAGTTGATCGATGATGCTGCAAGAAGAATTTTGGTTAAAAAATTCGAGATGGGATTATTCGATGATCCTTACAGATTTAGCAATGAAAAAAGACAGAAAGAACAATTAAACAATCTCGAAAATAGAAAATTCGGAAGAGAATTTGGTTCAAAAAGTATTGTTTTATTGAAGAATCAAAAGAATATTCTTCCGCTTTCAAAATCGACGAAAACGATTGCATTGATCGGACCGTTCGGAAAAGAAACTTCCGCGAATCATGGTTTCTGGTCGATTGCCTTTAAAGATGATAATGAAAGAATCATCACGCAGTTTGACGGAATTAAAAATCAATTAGATAAAAATTCAACTTTATTATACGCAAAAGGTGCCAATATTGATGATCAGGACAAATCGATGTTTGCAGAAGCGGTAGAAACGGCTAAAAAAGCAGATGTGGTGATCATGACTTTAGGTGAAGGTTCGGCCATGAGCGGTGAGGCAAAAAGCAGGAGTAATCTACATTTCACTGGAGTTCAGGAAGATTTATTAAAAGAAATCGCAAAAACAGGAAAACCGATCGTTTTAATGATCAATGCAGGAAGACCTTTAGTTTTTGACTGGGCGGCAGATAATATTCCTACTATTGTTTACACTTGGTGGCTGGGAACGGAAGCGGGAAATTCTATTGCAGACGTACTTTTCGGAACAGTAAATCCGGGTGGAAAACTTCCAATGACTTTTCCTAGAACGGAAGGACAGATTCCAGTGTATTACAATCATTACAACACAGGAAGACCTGCGAAAAATAATACAGATAGAAATTACGTTTCAGCTTACATCGATCTCGATAATGATCCGAAATTTCCGTTTGGATATGGTTTAAGCTATACTCAGTTTAAATATTCTGATATGAATTTAAGTTCGACAAATCTTAAAGGAAATCAGACGTTGAATATCAGTGTAAATGTTTCCAACACCGGAAAATATGATGGGGAAGAAGTGGTGCAGTTATACATCAGAGATCTATTCGGAAAAGTGGTAAGACCTGTGAAAGAATTGAAAGGCTTCCAAAAAGTGTTCATCAAAAAAGGAGAAAGTAAAACGGTCAACTTTACATTGACTCCCGAAAATTTAAAATTCTATGATGATGAATTGAATTACGATTGGGAAGCCGGAGAATTCGACATTATGGTCGGAACCGATTCTCAAAATGTTCAGACAAAAAGGATCAACTGGTCAAAATAA